A single window of Pontibacillus chungwhensis DNA harbors:
- a CDS encoding Hsp20/alpha crystallin family protein, whose amino-acid sequence MKEKQSQVNWEKFSKTIDQVLGQDFWDDMHHVIPKRGPAYDLYDAENHLIVIVDLPGLVSSEHLTLKQNGTNLILEGHVPVAYQASDQQTLHKERFQGHYKRTIRIPFHFTPDEVTSSYKNGLLEVRILKHKDEDTIPIHMEVNEE is encoded by the coding sequence TTGAAGGAAAAGCAATCTCAGGTAAACTGGGAAAAGTTCTCGAAGACCATTGACCAAGTGCTAGGCCAAGACTTTTGGGATGATATGCATCATGTTATTCCAAAGAGAGGACCCGCTTATGATCTCTATGATGCAGAAAACCATCTCATTGTAATCGTAGACCTTCCGGGGCTTGTCTCATCTGAGCACCTTACTTTAAAACAAAATGGAACCAACCTAATTCTAGAAGGGCATGTCCCTGTAGCTTACCAAGCCTCTGACCAACAAACCCTTCATAAAGAACGATTCCAGGGTCATTACAAACGAACCATTCGGATCCCCTTTCACTTCACACCTGATGAAGTAACTTCTTCTTACAAGAATGGATTATTAGAGGTACGGATTCTTAAGCACAAAGACGAGGATACCATCCCCATTCATATGGAAGTAAACGAGGAATAA
- a CDS encoding NAD(P)-dependent oxidoreductase: MNIIVFGASGGTGREVVKLALEEGHRVTAFVRTPSKLTIQHPLLQRVEGNGLDRERVIEAIKGHDAVISALGTDGLKKTTALSEITSHILAGMKEHDVSRIAYTASAGIDNEIPGFTGFMATKILKNVLADHKRAVDLLKESGTEWTIARPLRLEDGTRTGGYRMEASGVPQGGKSISRSDVAHFLLNSVTKQDYIFRSVGLAY; encoded by the coding sequence TTGAATATTATTGTATTTGGTGCATCAGGTGGGACCGGAAGAGAAGTGGTCAAGCTTGCTCTTGAGGAAGGGCATCGTGTCACGGCGTTTGTGAGAACTCCTTCGAAACTTACGATTCAGCATCCCCTCCTTCAGAGAGTAGAGGGAAATGGGTTAGATCGTGAGCGAGTGATCGAGGCGATTAAAGGGCACGATGCTGTTATTTCTGCTCTTGGTACGGACGGGTTAAAGAAAACTACTGCTCTTTCTGAGATCACGTCTCATATTTTAGCCGGGATGAAAGAACATGATGTATCCCGTATTGCTTATACGGCTTCTGCCGGTATCGATAACGAAATTCCAGGGTTTACAGGTTTCATGGCTACAAAAATCTTAAAGAATGTACTAGCGGATCATAAGCGTGCGGTCGATTTACTAAAAGAAAGTGGTACAGAGTGGACGATTGCGCGTCCTTTACGATTAGAAGATGGAACGCGTACGGGTGGTTACCGTATGGAAGCTTCAGGGGTTCCACAAGGTGGTAAGAGCATTTCGAGGTCAGATGTTGCCCACTTTCTTCTAAACTCTGTTACCAAACAAGATTATATTTTCCGTTCTGTCGGACTAGCCTATTAA
- a CDS encoding MFS transporter, translated as MWFANFFIAGSMTMVMPFLSLYIESFGNFSEAYVQRWSGLTFGVTFFTAFLFSPIWGRFGDRYGRKTILVISGVGLAISVLLMGFVTSVFQLFILRLCMGVFTGFISTSQALISTQTPKDLSGQALGTLQTGNVTGSLMGPLFGGVLADSYGFSSTFQLTSITLFIAAIFVLLGVREFRIETEDEGQETYSRKEVIRHILLNPILVTVMVVSMFVQIAHFSIQPILALFVSEIHGTANLALFSGIAFSAAGVGNLLMARRWGKVADSIGYEKILVFLLIASGIVYLPGAFVTNIWQLMILRFLLGITIGGIIPVRTAYIRQVAPVSIQGEVLGYSTSLRFLGNIIGPALGGLLAGAYGFTSVFFTTTVLLLLSGLSLALMMHRQPTTANHYG; from the coding sequence ATGTGGTTTGCCAACTTTTTTATTGCCGGAAGCATGACCATGGTTATGCCGTTCTTATCCCTTTATATTGAATCATTCGGAAACTTTTCAGAAGCCTATGTCCAGCGTTGGTCTGGTTTAACATTTGGCGTTACATTCTTTACAGCTTTTTTGTTCTCCCCTATTTGGGGACGATTTGGAGACCGGTATGGTCGTAAAACGATACTTGTCATCTCAGGAGTAGGACTGGCTATAAGCGTTTTGCTTATGGGATTTGTCACCTCCGTTTTCCAACTGTTCATTTTACGTTTGTGTATGGGTGTGTTTACTGGATTTATCTCCACATCTCAAGCCCTTATTTCTACGCAAACACCTAAGGATTTATCTGGACAAGCTCTTGGTACTTTGCAAACAGGAAATGTAACGGGGAGTTTAATGGGGCCTTTATTTGGAGGAGTGTTAGCTGATAGCTACGGATTTTCGAGCACCTTTCAACTTACCTCGATTACGTTATTTATCGCCGCTATCTTCGTATTACTTGGTGTACGGGAATTTCGTATCGAGACAGAAGATGAGGGGCAGGAAACCTACTCACGGAAAGAGGTTATCCGTCATATCCTCTTAAATCCAATATTGGTTACAGTCATGGTCGTATCCATGTTCGTGCAGATTGCGCACTTTAGTATTCAGCCCATTCTTGCTTTGTTTGTAAGCGAAATTCATGGAACAGCTAATTTAGCCTTGTTTTCAGGAATTGCCTTCTCAGCAGCCGGGGTCGGCAACTTACTCATGGCGAGAAGATGGGGGAAAGTGGCTGATTCCATTGGGTATGAAAAAATTCTTGTCTTCCTTTTAATTGCTTCAGGGATTGTTTATTTACCAGGGGCCTTTGTAACGAATATATGGCAACTGATGATTTTACGATTCTTACTCGGAATTACAATTGGAGGCATTATCCCTGTACGAACTGCTTACATCCGCCAAGTCGCTCCCGTCTCTATTCAAGGAGAGGTACTCGGATACAGCACAAGCCTTCGCTTTTTAGGAAACATCATAGGCCCCGCACTCGGCGGTCTATTAGCAGGAGCCTATGGATTCACATCCGTCTTCTTTACAACGACGGTCCTATTGTTACTAAGCGGCTTAAGCCTTGCTTTAATGATGCACAGACAACCCACAACAGCCAACCACTACGGGTAA
- a CDS encoding UDP-glucose dehydrogenase family protein, with product MKKIAVVGAGYVGLVTSVGLAHIGHQVTCIDIDHKKIDSLRRGQSPIYEQSLEPMIQENQRQNRITFTSNYEELQDAEIIMLAVGTPQLSDGSANLTFIYQAAERIAHTVQQPVTIVVKSTVPVGTCEKLHEYVQERTPHPVELASNPEFLREGSALKDFFEGDRIVIGANHEETSQLIMEMYTPLQIPIMTTDLASAEMIKYASNAFLATKISFINEIASICEKVGANVEDVANGMGMDQRIAPSFLQAGIGYGGSCFPKDTKALVQMAGHVEHRFELLESVIHVNNKQQNKLVDQMKERFDTLLRKRVTVLGLSFKPGTDDLREAASLVIIDRLLREGASITAYDPIAMPRAKEYFPAVTFASNVEEALSESEVAIIVTEWDEFKELPLHYYEELMDEAIIFDGRNCYDLEQVKKHRIEYYSVGRPVIRQTESATLT from the coding sequence ATGAAGAAGATTGCAGTAGTGGGTGCTGGATATGTAGGACTGGTGACTAGCGTGGGCCTAGCTCATATCGGACATCAGGTCACGTGCATCGATATCGATCATAAAAAAATTGATTCTTTACGAAGGGGACAGTCTCCCATTTACGAACAAAGTCTCGAGCCTATGATTCAAGAGAACCAAAGACAGAATAGAATTACGTTTACCTCTAATTATGAAGAGCTTCAGGACGCTGAGATTATTATGCTAGCTGTAGGCACACCACAGCTGTCAGACGGATCAGCCAACCTGACTTTTATATATCAAGCAGCGGAAAGAATCGCTCATACAGTTCAACAACCTGTAACCATTGTAGTAAAAAGTACGGTTCCAGTAGGGACTTGTGAGAAATTGCATGAATATGTACAAGAACGAACCCCTCATCCGGTTGAACTCGCATCGAACCCCGAATTTTTACGCGAGGGCAGCGCTCTGAAGGATTTCTTCGAAGGGGATCGAATCGTCATTGGAGCTAATCATGAGGAAACAAGTCAACTTATTATGGAGATGTATACCCCATTACAAATTCCGATTATGACAACAGATCTGGCAAGTGCAGAGATGATCAAATACGCATCTAATGCATTTCTCGCTACGAAGATTAGTTTTATCAATGAGATTGCGTCGATTTGTGAAAAGGTGGGGGCAAACGTAGAAGATGTGGCGAATGGAATGGGGATGGACCAACGGATTGCTCCATCATTTCTCCAGGCTGGAATCGGCTATGGAGGCTCATGTTTCCCAAAAGATACAAAAGCACTCGTGCAGATGGCAGGGCATGTGGAACACCGCTTTGAACTATTAGAATCCGTTATCCACGTAAATAACAAGCAGCAAAATAAATTAGTGGACCAAATGAAAGAGCGTTTTGATACCTTACTTCGTAAGCGCGTAACTGTGTTAGGATTATCCTTCAAACCCGGAACAGATGATTTAAGAGAAGCTGCTTCCCTTGTTATCATCGATCGCTTATTAAGAGAAGGGGCTTCCATCACAGCCTATGATCCAATTGCGATGCCGCGAGCGAAAGAGTACTTTCCGGCCGTTACGTTTGCCTCGAATGTAGAAGAAGCGTTATCAGAATCAGAGGTAGCTATTATTGTGACAGAATGGGATGAATTTAAAGAACTACCGTTACACTATTACGAAGAATTAATGGACGAAGCGATTATATTTGATGGACGAAATTGTTATGACCTTGAGCAGGTTAAAAAACACCGTATAGAGTATTACTCAGTAGGTCGTCCGGTAATCCGACAAACAGAAAGCGCCACCCTTACATAA
- a CDS encoding glycosyltransferase family 4 protein, whose translation MRVALFTDTFTPQVNGVAKTLQRFVNYLDDQGIEYLVFAPDGNQENANPEHIQGFRSIPFYLYPECRLSLPNISSVRKQLEAFQPDLIHIATPFNIGFTGLYYGKKLGIPMVGSYHTNFDRYLDYYELPLLSKMIWRYMRWFHAPFRKTFVPSEDTKRELIQRGFQNVSIWSRGVDCQLFHPNYRTSTIRERYNIDEPFILSYVGRLALEKDLDVLMKVVASLPASLQGKVHWVMAGDGPLASELKKQAPENMTFTGYVEGERLAQIYASSSLMVFPSSTETFGNVVLESMATGTPVIGSRAGGVQGIITHNKNGKLCTPGHVEEFVEAITDLLQSEETLKEMGVQACLYAKSCSWSSIFDQLLLQYEMAIDDPVASYA comes from the coding sequence ATGAGAGTTGCTCTTTTTACAGATACCTTTACTCCTCAAGTCAATGGCGTGGCGAAAACCCTTCAACGGTTTGTGAACTATCTTGATGATCAAGGAATAGAGTACCTCGTTTTTGCTCCGGATGGAAACCAAGAAAATGCAAATCCGGAACACATTCAAGGCTTTAGAAGTATTCCTTTTTATCTTTATCCTGAATGTCGATTATCATTACCGAATATTTCGAGTGTCCGAAAGCAATTAGAAGCCTTTCAACCTGATCTTATTCACATCGCCACACCTTTTAATATTGGATTCACAGGCCTCTATTATGGAAAGAAATTAGGCATTCCTATGGTCGGTTCTTATCACACGAATTTTGACCGCTATTTAGATTATTACGAGCTCCCTCTATTATCAAAAATGATTTGGAGATATATGCGTTGGTTTCATGCGCCGTTTCGGAAGACGTTTGTTCCCTCTGAAGATACAAAGAGAGAACTGATTCAACGTGGTTTTCAAAATGTAAGTATATGGAGCCGGGGAGTCGATTGTCAGCTGTTTCACCCCAACTATCGAACCTCTACCATTCGAGAGAGATATAATATCGATGAGCCTTTTATTTTAAGTTATGTGGGAAGGCTTGCGCTTGAGAAAGACCTTGATGTGTTAATGAAGGTTGTCGCCTCATTGCCGGCATCCTTACAAGGTAAGGTTCACTGGGTTATGGCTGGTGATGGCCCGCTAGCCTCTGAGTTAAAAAAACAAGCACCTGAAAATATGACCTTCACAGGCTATGTGGAAGGTGAGCGTTTGGCTCAAATTTATGCTTCATCCTCTCTTATGGTCTTCCCTTCAAGCACGGAGACGTTTGGAAATGTTGTTCTAGAATCAATGGCTACTGGTACACCGGTAATCGGTTCTAGAGCAGGTGGTGTACAAGGAATTATTACACATAATAAGAATGGAAAACTTTGTACACCTGGTCATGTAGAAGAATTTGTTGAGGCGATTACAGATTTACTTCAGAGCGAAGAAACTTTAAAAGAAATGGGAGTTCAGGCATGCTTGTACGCTAAAAGTTGCTCATGGAGCTCGATCTTTGATCAATTATTACTGCAATATGAGATGGCGATTGACGATCCGGTTGCTTCCTATGCTTAA